In Megalopta genalis isolate 19385.01 chromosome 7, iyMegGena1_principal, whole genome shotgun sequence, a single window of DNA contains:
- the Galphaq gene encoding G protein alpha q subunit isoform X2 — protein MACCLSEEAKEQKRINQEIERQLRKDKRDARRELKLLLLGTGESGKSTFIKQMRIIHGAGYSDDDKRGFIKLVYQNIFMAMQSMIRAMDLLKIEYADSSNIEKAELVRVVDFETVTTFESPYVEAIKDLWADAGIEQCYDRRREYQLTDSAKYYLMEIDRVAAPNYLPTEQDILRVRVPTTGIIEYPFDLAEIRFSYLSDLERIEKPEFLPTEQDILRARAPTTGIIEYPFDLDSIIFRMVDVGGQRSERRKWIHCFENVTSIIFLVALSEYDQILFESENENRMEESKALFKTIITYPWFQHSSVILFLNKKDLLEEKIMHSHLVDYFPEYDGPQNNAISAREFILGMFVDLNPDSEKIIYSHFTCATDTENIRFVFAAVRDTILQFNLKEYNLV, from the exons GTACTGGTGAATCCGGCAAATCCACTTTTATTAAACAGATGAGAATTATCCACGGAGCTGGCTACTCGGATGACGATAAGAGGGGGTTCATTAAACTCGTATATCAAAACATTTTCATGGCCATGCAATCCATGATCCGAGCGATGGATCTTCTTAAAATCGAATATGCCGATTCTTCGAATATA GAAAAAGCGGAACTCGTGCGTGTTGTGGATTTTGAAACGGTGACAACGTTCGAAAGTCCATATGTAGAAGCAATCAAGGACTTATGGGCAGATGCTGGCATCGAACAGTGTTACGATCGCAGACGAGAATATCAGCTCACAGACTCCGCTAAATA TTACCTAATGGAAATAGATCGAGTCGCGGCACCAAACTACCTCCCCACAGAACAGGACATTCTTCGTGTGAGAGTGCCCACTACTGGTATAATTGAATATCCTTTTGACTTGGCAGAGATTCGATTTAG TTATCTTAGTGACCTAGAGCGTATCGAAAAACCCGAGTTCCTTCCTACTGAACAAGACATTCTTCGGGCTCGAGCTCCTACTACTGGCATTATAGAATATCCGTTTGATCTGGACTCCATCATATTTAG GATGGTAGATGTTGGTGGACAGAGATCAGAAAGAAGAAAGTGGATTCACTGTTTTGAGAATGTAACATCCATTATCTTTCTAGTAGCTCTAAGTGAATatgatcaaattttatttgaatcggAGAATGAG AATCGAATGGAAGAGAGTAAGGCGTTATTCAAAACAATTATCACATATCCTTGGTTTCAACACTCCTCTGTCATCTTGTTCTTAAACAAAAAAGATCTGCTAGAAGAAAAGATTATGCATTCCCATCTTGTTGACTACTTTCCTGAATATGATG GTCCACAGAACAATGCTATATCTGCTAGAGAATTCATTTTAGGGATGTTTGTCGACTTGAATCCAGACAGTGAGAAAATCATTTATTCACACTTTACGTGTGCTACAG ATACAGAAAACATCAGATTCGTTTTTGCAGCAGTGAGAGACACCATTCTACAATTCAACTTAAAAGAATACAATCTGGTTTAG
- the Galphaq gene encoding G protein alpha q subunit isoform X1, which translates to MACCLSEEAKEQKRINQEIERQLRKDKRDARRELKLLLLGTGESGKSTFIKQMRIIHGAGYSDDDKRGFIKLVYQNIFMAMQSMIRAMDLLKIEYADSSNIEKAELVRVVDFETVTTFESPYVEAIKDLWADAGIEQCYDRRREYQLTDSAKYYLMEIDRVAAPNYLPTEQDILRVRVPTTGIIEYPFDLAEIRFSYLSDLERIEKPEFLPTEQDILRARAPTTGIIEYPFDLDSIIFRMVDVGGQRSERRKWIHCFENVTSIIFLVALSEYDQILFESENENRMEESKALFKTIITYPWFQHSSVILFLNKKDLLEEKIMHSHLVDYFPEYDGPKFDSIPAREFILKVYLSSNPDPDRMCYSHFTCATDTENIKLVFCAVKDTIMQTALKEFNLA; encoded by the exons GTACTGGTGAATCCGGCAAATCCACTTTTATTAAACAGATGAGAATTATCCACGGAGCTGGCTACTCGGATGACGATAAGAGGGGGTTCATTAAACTCGTATATCAAAACATTTTCATGGCCATGCAATCCATGATCCGAGCGATGGATCTTCTTAAAATCGAATATGCCGATTCTTCGAATATA GAAAAAGCGGAACTCGTGCGTGTTGTGGATTTTGAAACGGTGACAACGTTCGAAAGTCCATATGTAGAAGCAATCAAGGACTTATGGGCAGATGCTGGCATCGAACAGTGTTACGATCGCAGACGAGAATATCAGCTCACAGACTCCGCTAAATA TTACCTAATGGAAATAGATCGAGTCGCGGCACCAAACTACCTCCCCACAGAACAGGACATTCTTCGTGTGAGAGTGCCCACTACTGGTATAATTGAATATCCTTTTGACTTGGCAGAGATTCGATTTAG TTATCTTAGTGACCTAGAGCGTATCGAAAAACCCGAGTTCCTTCCTACTGAACAAGACATTCTTCGGGCTCGAGCTCCTACTACTGGCATTATAGAATATCCGTTTGATCTGGACTCCATCATATTTAG GATGGTAGATGTTGGTGGACAGAGATCAGAAAGAAGAAAGTGGATTCACTGTTTTGAGAATGTAACATCCATTATCTTTCTAGTAGCTCTAAGTGAATatgatcaaattttatttgaatcggAGAATGAG AATCGAATGGAAGAGAGTAAGGCGTTATTCAAAACAATTATCACATATCCTTGGTTTCAACACTCCTCTGTCATCTTGTTCTTAAACAAAAAAGATCTGCTAGAAGAAAAGATTATGCATTCCCATCTTGTTGACTACTTTCCTGAATATGATG GCCCTAAATTCGATTCTATACCAGCCCGGGAGTTCATCTTAAAGGTGTATCTAAGTTCGAATCCTGATCCTGACCGCATGTGCTACTCTCACTTCACGTGTGCGACAG ATACTGAAAATATTAAGCTTGTATTCTGTGCTGTTAAAGATACGATTATGCAAACTGCACTTAAGGAATTTAATCTTGCCTAA
- the Galphaq gene encoding G protein alpha q subunit isoform X3, with protein MACCLSEEAKEQKRINQEIERQLRKDKRDARRELKLLLLGTGESGKSTFIKQMRIIHGAGYSDDDKRGFIKLVYQNIFMAMQSMIRAMDLLKIEYADSSNIEKAELVRVVDFETVTTFESPYVEAIKDLWADAGIEQCYDRRREYQLTDSAKYYLMEIDRVAAPNYLPTEQDILRVRVPTTGIIEYPFDLAEIRFSYLSDLERIEKPEFLPTEQDILRARAPTTGIIEYPFDLDSIIFRMVDVGGQRSERRKWIHCFENVTSIIFLVALSEYDQILFESENENRMEESKALFKTIITYPWFQHSSVILFLNKKDLLEEKIMHSHLVDYFPEYDGPQNNAISAREFILGMFVDLNPDSEKIIYSHFTCATEIFSLLYTYVCIYNICSLIIQSQ; from the exons GTACTGGTGAATCCGGCAAATCCACTTTTATTAAACAGATGAGAATTATCCACGGAGCTGGCTACTCGGATGACGATAAGAGGGGGTTCATTAAACTCGTATATCAAAACATTTTCATGGCCATGCAATCCATGATCCGAGCGATGGATCTTCTTAAAATCGAATATGCCGATTCTTCGAATATA GAAAAAGCGGAACTCGTGCGTGTTGTGGATTTTGAAACGGTGACAACGTTCGAAAGTCCATATGTAGAAGCAATCAAGGACTTATGGGCAGATGCTGGCATCGAACAGTGTTACGATCGCAGACGAGAATATCAGCTCACAGACTCCGCTAAATA TTACCTAATGGAAATAGATCGAGTCGCGGCACCAAACTACCTCCCCACAGAACAGGACATTCTTCGTGTGAGAGTGCCCACTACTGGTATAATTGAATATCCTTTTGACTTGGCAGAGATTCGATTTAG TTATCTTAGTGACCTAGAGCGTATCGAAAAACCCGAGTTCCTTCCTACTGAACAAGACATTCTTCGGGCTCGAGCTCCTACTACTGGCATTATAGAATATCCGTTTGATCTGGACTCCATCATATTTAG GATGGTAGATGTTGGTGGACAGAGATCAGAAAGAAGAAAGTGGATTCACTGTTTTGAGAATGTAACATCCATTATCTTTCTAGTAGCTCTAAGTGAATatgatcaaattttatttgaatcggAGAATGAG AATCGAATGGAAGAGAGTAAGGCGTTATTCAAAACAATTATCACATATCCTTGGTTTCAACACTCCTCTGTCATCTTGTTCTTAAACAAAAAAGATCTGCTAGAAGAAAAGATTATGCATTCCCATCTTGTTGACTACTTTCCTGAATATGATG GTCCACAGAACAATGCTATATCTGCTAGAGAATTCATTTTAGGGATGTTTGTCGACTTGAATCCAGACAGTGAGAAAATCATTTATTCACACTTTACGTGTGCTACAG AAATTTTCAGCctattatatacatatgtatgtatatataacatATGTAGCTTGATTATTCAAAGTCAATGA